A portion of the Luxibacter massiliensis genome contains these proteins:
- a CDS encoding sugar ABC transporter substrate-binding protein: protein MKAKRISALLLAVIMTVSLAACTGSEGGGSAGDSASSGGAADKKRVCFVARASADTFAAWLTTEMKKEAEEYENIELTCVSGEGDDNKENGLLEDCVTKNYDLVIVQSNNNAAQAPYVQQLIDAGIPVITTNPTTHQSDLDGSDDDSVMEGTGTVDADPIAQAKVSADRAVDEIPENANVVVLNGPSGNFHADKRREAWTEYFFDKRSDVKILYEDYANWNSDEALTLMESWVQSGTHIDAIISMNDNMAAGAIEAIRDNPEYIDEDGTPNFLAYGVDGTAQGCLLIQEGLLTSTALQSAADLAKKNMEYAAKVVEDEMEVTDVNDYVDAPEINKDNVQEYIQIYIDNGEITDDGSLSE from the coding sequence ATGAAGGCAAAGAGAATTAGTGCATTATTGCTGGCGGTTATTATGACAGTATCACTGGCAGCGTGTACGGGAAGTGAAGGGGGCGGTTCGGCAGGGGATTCTGCGTCATCAGGGGGAGCCGCAGACAAAAAGCGAGTGTGCTTTGTGGCCCGCGCCAGTGCTGATACATTTGCTGCCTGGCTAACCACGGAGATGAAGAAAGAGGCTGAGGAATATGAAAATATTGAGCTGACATGTGTTAGTGGCGAAGGGGATGACAATAAAGAAAATGGATTACTTGAGGATTGTGTGACTAAAAATTATGATCTTGTAATTGTACAGTCTAACAATAATGCGGCACAGGCTCCTTATGTACAGCAGCTCATTGACGCGGGAATACCAGTTATCACAACCAATCCCACAACCCACCAAAGCGATCTGGACGGAAGCGACGATGATTCTGTGATGGAGGGTACTGGTACAGTGGATGCTGATCCAATTGCCCAGGCGAAGGTAAGTGCAGACAGAGCTGTAGATGAAATCCCGGAGAATGCAAATGTTGTTGTGCTAAACGGCCCGTCTGGAAACTTCCATGCAGATAAAAGACGGGAGGCGTGGACAGAATATTTCTTTGATAAGCGCTCTGATGTCAAGATCCTATATGAAGATTATGCAAACTGGAACAGCGATGAGGCGTTGACACTCATGGAATCATGGGTACAGTCGGGCACCCATATTGATGCTATTATTTCCATGAATGATAATATGGCGGCGGGTGCAATTGAAGCAATTAGGGATAACCCGGAATATATAGACGAGGATGGAACGCCTAATTTCCTTGCATATGGGGTTGACGGCACGGCTCAGGGATGCCTGCTGATCCAGGAAGGGCTTCTCACGTCAACAGCGCTGCAGTCAGCAGCAGACCTGGCAAAGAAAAATATGGAATATGCAGCTAAGGTTGTGGAAGATGAGATGGAAGTGACAGATGTAAATGACTATGT
- a CDS encoding ABC transporter permease has translation MKSRASHYLQKLSIFIVLIVLFIICSLISPYFLQYSNLINVTRQLCVGILIAYGEMLLIISGFLDLSVGSVLALAGVFSVSVFKSTQSMALALLAALLTGVVCNIINAVFVGQFNVPAFIATLGMQQAARGLALYFTGGQNILQLGRFVKIGQGMAGPVPVPVIIVIGVTVVVWYLVNNTRYGRSLYAIGGSRAAAEASGINARRSIYISYILNGLMVGLAGMIFMARNNAGLPNGAVGYEMTGLTAAIVGGTSFTGGIGTVSGTIAGAFIIGFLENVMNLLGVNAYIQQIIEGAIIVLAVAFDVVSKSKKSRKVIIVKEARAEKG, from the coding sequence ATGAAATCAAGAGCATCTCATTATTTGCAAAAACTAAGTATTTTTATCGTTCTTATTGTACTATTTATTATCTGCAGCCTTATCAGTCCCTACTTTTTACAGTACAGTAATCTAATTAATGTTACTAGGCAGCTTTGTGTGGGCATTTTAATTGCTTACGGAGAAATGCTTCTGATTATCAGCGGGTTCCTGGATTTGTCGGTAGGTTCCGTGCTTGCCCTGGCCGGCGTCTTCTCCGTATCGGTTTTTAAGTCTACACAGTCTATGGCCCTGGCGCTGCTGGCAGCTCTTTTGACAGGCGTAGTCTGTAATATTATAAATGCCGTTTTTGTAGGGCAATTTAATGTACCGGCGTTCATAGCCACTCTGGGCATGCAGCAGGCCGCAAGAGGGTTGGCCCTGTATTTTACTGGAGGCCAGAATATTCTGCAGCTTGGCAGGTTTGTCAAAATCGGCCAAGGCATGGCCGGGCCTGTACCTGTGCCAGTTATTATTGTAATCGGGGTGACTGTCGTTGTTTGGTATTTGGTGAATAATACCAGGTATGGCCGCAGCCTGTATGCCATAGGGGGCAGCAGGGCGGCGGCTGAAGCAAGTGGGATAAATGCCAGGAGGAGTATTTATATTTCCTATATATTAAATGGACTTATGGTTGGACTGGCAGGGATGATCTTTATGGCGCGGAACAATGCGGGGCTTCCAAACGGCGCCGTGGGATACGAGATGACCGGACTTACGGCAGCGATTGTAGGAGGGACTTCTTTTACAGGGGGGATAGGGACAGTAAGCGGCACTATTGCAGGCGCATTTATTATAGGGTTTTTGGAAAATGTCATGAACCTGCTGGGAGTGAACGCTTACATACAGCAGATTATAGAGGGGGCAATTATTGTCCTTGCGGTTGCTTTTGATGTGGTAAGTAAATCAAAAAAATCCCGCAAAGTGATTATTGTAAAAGAGGCCCGGGCTGAAAAGGGATAA